From Mytilus edulis chromosome 9, xbMytEdul2.2, whole genome shotgun sequence, the proteins below share one genomic window:
- the LOC139488947 gene encoding uncharacterized protein — protein sequence MVDFMGEPAKKKACSSKQHSQESVLPFPLPTTSVETPPPVENTIEGKSNDCHIVDWNGKVFLSLKTYEKSYIFCKRQIGHMTGDQFIFNVLNRKDIQGDQEGFIICCVKCNMDDNKICLLKPASTLKDRILNYMKDEGPKDEG from the exons ATGGTTGATTTTATGGGTGAGCCAGCCAAGAAAAAGGCATGTTCTTCAAAACAACATTCCCAG GAAAGCGTTTTACCATTTCCTTTACCTACCACTAGTGTTGAAACTCCTCCTCCAGTAGAGAATACT ATTGAGGGCAAAAGCAATGACTGCCATATAGTAGACTGGAATGGTAAAGTGTTTTTGTCCCTTAAGACGTATGAAAAGTCTTATATTTTTTGTAAGAGACAAATTGGACACATGACAGGAGACCAATTTATTTTCAACGTTTTGAACAGAAAAGACATTCAAGGAGACCAAGAAGGTTTTATAATATGCTGTGTTAAATGCAACATGGATGACAATAAGATTTGTTTGTTAAAACCAGCATCAACACTAAAGGATAGAATACTAAATTATATGAAGGATGAAGGACCGAAGGATGAAGGATAA